The following coding sequences are from one Prosthecobacter sp. window:
- a CDS encoding ATP-binding cassette domain-containing protein, whose protein sequence is MPLLRVQDLKIHFPVRGGWFGRAKDVIKAVDKVSFEVMEGSTVGLVGESGSGKSTVARALLKLTPVTGGSVTYRNREVLPMPESEFRPLRKEMQMVFQDPIGSLNPRMTVESILGEPLQIHFKDKSRDERREISAGLLKKVGLPEESLQRYPHEFSGGQRQRIGIARALAVRPKFLICDEPVSALDVSVQAQILNLLKDLQEEFNLTLLFIAHDLAVVRHMSDRIVVMHHGKVVEQGDADEICENPRHDYTQKLLDAVPQLD, encoded by the coding sequence ATGCCTCTGCTCCGCGTTCAAGATCTCAAAATTCACTTCCCCGTGCGCGGGGGCTGGTTTGGCCGTGCCAAAGATGTCATCAAGGCGGTGGACAAGGTCAGCTTTGAAGTCATGGAGGGCAGCACCGTCGGTCTCGTGGGCGAAAGCGGCAGCGGCAAGTCCACCGTGGCCCGGGCGCTGCTCAAGCTCACCCCCGTCACCGGCGGCAGCGTCACCTATCGCAATCGTGAGGTGCTGCCGATGCCCGAGAGCGAGTTCCGTCCACTGCGCAAGGAAATGCAGATGGTGTTTCAGGATCCCATCGGCTCGCTGAACCCGCGCATGACGGTCGAATCGATTCTGGGCGAGCCGTTGCAGATTCATTTCAAAGACAAATCGCGTGACGAGCGCCGTGAAATCTCCGCAGGACTGCTCAAAAAGGTCGGTCTGCCCGAAGAGTCTCTGCAACGCTACCCGCATGAGTTCAGCGGCGGCCAGCGGCAGCGCATCGGCATCGCACGGGCACTGGCGGTACGGCCGAAATTCCTGATCTGCGACGAACCGGTCAGTGCGCTCGATGTCAGCGTGCAGGCGCAGATTCTGAACCTGCTCAAGGACTTGCAGGAGGAGTTCAATCTCACGCTGCTCTTCATCGCCCATGATCTGGCCGTCGTCCGCCACATGAGTGACCGCATCGTCGTCATGCATCACGGTAAAGTCGTCGAGCAGGGGGATGCTGATGAAATCTGCGAGAACCCGCGCCACGACTACACCCAGAAGCTGCTCGACGCCGTGCCGCAGCTCGATTGA